The genomic segment atgaatgtttcttgtgacaaagaagtatcttttccaatcactctatcagagaaaaatcagagttgtagaaataactggaaactcaagagagccatgacgttatgttctttacaagtgtatgtaaacttatgaccTCGACTGTATGACTCTTTGAGctcattctgctgtttttgttgtctttttcttacattttggtcaatttgtgtaacattttgatagatttgcatctctttgttgtcatttatgtctcatgGTGATTTTTTGCAATTAATTCAGGTCATTCTGtaacatttttgctgctttgccTCTGTTTGTAACTCACATATGGTTGTTTTGCATATATCTGTTGCCATagagtgtctttgtggtcattctgtgtcttatTGTGGTTGtcatgtttctctttttgtcacatttgagaCATTTGATATCTGATTTAGGCCATTCAGCATATTAGTTGTCATTATGTGTTGAAAAGCCCTGATGTTTTACTTTCTAAACTGTTGTGCATTCTCACATTTCACAGACAATAGCAGTAttcatattaatattaatgCACAGGATGTGGGCAGAGGGGTTTGTTTGTTGCATTTGCCAaaacagattcagattcagtGGCTGTATGAGCTCAAAATCAATATTGGAAGATTGAAAGAGGAGATATAAGACCTGCCCTGTTGGAGGCCTTGCTGTGTATATGAGTGGGTTCACGGTTTTTCAACATAAACATCCTCCTTTAATTTTACTCTTCATTTTAAGAGAGACTTTTGAActgatgcttttattgtgaagagTGAAGAGGCGTTTCCCTGCTGCTGCCTGAGCTGCTCTTTCCAGAATCACTATCAGAGATACAGGAAATCTGAGGAAGCAAAACACATCGGGAGCAGGTACGTTTGCTGCACACAAAATCGCATTTTCATTTACTTGTAATAATGAAtctgttctttgtgttgtttgagTTTTTGAACTGAATGAGATGATGTTTAGTCAAAGCTTTACTGCATGTCACAGAGAGATGCAGGAAAGATGCTCTGAGCTttctaaaatgttatttttctttgtatttatttcatttttgtgaagGTTGTTGTGAGTAGTTTTGGTTTCAAacagttttgtgtgtgtctgtgttgtagGAAGacactgatttgtttttgtgagaGTCTGGATGAGGTTACATcatcttgtttgtgtctgttgtgatCAGAGACTCAAGGAAGTGCAGCACTTCCTGGGAAATTTCTGAACCTCCTAATATGAGATGACAAAAACTGATGACTACTTTTAATACAGTGATGCCACACCTGCTGTTGTGAAAGAACACGTTATCACAGATATCAAATACCTCCAATAATAGGGCTAGATGGTGtggctttgttttgtgtctcttctttatgtttttgtgtctgtttgcaaatgtttttgtctctgtACAATTGTTTTGGTTCTCTCTGAGTTTGTTTTGTAGATCTTTGTCTTCGTTTGGTGACTATTTGTTGGTTATTCTagtgtctttgttgttattttgcatctttttaaggttgttttgtgtctgtgaatATTTTGCgtctcttgttgttgttttcggAGCACTGTTATGTCTGCAGTTGTATTCAGACTAACTGTGAccatttttcatctctgtgtTGCTTGTATCTCTTTATGGGGGGGGCTGttgctcaggtggtagagcgggtcgtccaatgatcaaagggtcggcgttcgattcccactctgacctagtcatgtgctgttgtgtccttgagcaagacactttacccatcttgcctccagtgctgctctcacactggtgtatgaatgtgtgtgaatgttggtggtggtcggaggggccgtaggcgcggagtctgccccagggcagctgtggctacaaatgtagtttaccaccaccagagtgagaatgtgtgagtgaatgaataatagatccattgtgaagtgctttgagtgcccagaaaagtgctatataaatctaatccattattattattgatttctaatctgtctgtgttgttttttttaatctctttgaggttgttttgcatatgattgcatttgttttgcgattgctgtatttgtttttagtgatttctaattcatttattgtgatttttgcatcttttcattgttgttttgcatcatttaaaattttttgtgtctgtaaaaatatttgttttctcgCAGcaaatttgcatctttttgaggttgttttgtgtctcattgagattgttttgctttatttcaatcatcttttgtgtttgtttgtaattGTAGTTCTTTCAATttacattaccagtcaaaaatttggacacaccttctcattcaatggtttttattttatgattttatgcATTGAAGATtaagacatcaaaactacaaaagaacacatgtggaattatgttgtacaCAAAAAAGGGTTAGTATCCAGTATTCGTCTACAATGtcgaaaataattaaaaaaaaataaaggaaaagcattgaatgagaaggtgtgtccaaacttttgactgttaCTGTTCAGTAATTTCGAATTTCTCTTTGGttatttttggtctgttttaaaTAGTTTGATGCTTATTTATAGgtaatgttgtcattttgtatcttaaagttgttttgtgtgtatttgtgaatattttgtttctcttgtttttttctgtgtttttgaggcAGTTTTATGTCTGCAGTGTGTCACCATCCTTCTCTGCATTTTCCATGTATTTTACAGAGCTGTGCATACAGTACTCTACATTTGTTTACATGCAGGTGTGTTAAAATTCACATTGAAGTTCGTTGCTGTACAAACACGATAGTTTCATGAGGTTCTCAGttatttttctctgttgtcttaGTAATCGATCTTTCTATTGAAGGATTCATCCTAAAATCTGTTTCCCACATGGTAGGTGTGAGCGATGACCGTCCCTGTTGTGAAGGAAAAGCCAGTGACTGTGGTCACCGTGGCGACCGAGGGGAAGAGCTTGTGTCCTCCACTGTGTCAGATCCTGAAGGCTCTTTGCTACAGTCCAGTCTGCTGCTCAGTGAACAGAGGACTGATGCGGTCCCCTGTGATCGGAGCCCTTGGGGTGAGATCATCTCATTACAGATGTTTGAAATGTTCAAGTGCAGCACAGTGACATGCTCTGCTCTGAATCTTCTGCAGGCTGTACAGATCATGGTGGGCCTGTTCAACATCGGACTTGGTCCAGGAAGAATGAGTATGCACCCTGAGGATTTCACCGACCTGAAAGCTGCTTACTGGCTGGGTGCCATGGTATAACAACACTGTTATGCTCATATTACCTGAAAACCTTTTCAGATAAAAGCAGCAGGAGGACAGTCTCATAGGATAACATCACTAGTGCTTTATGAGAATCAATTCAATGGTTGTAACTTTTACAGTTCTCATTTTAGTTTATTATGATGAAAAAAACTGGTGAAAATCAGTATTGTTTTCATTCTGATGAGCTGTTTGTCTCTCTTCAGTACATTGCTGCTGGAATTGTGTCAGTCTTTGCCAACCGTTTCCCGTCTCGCCGTTTGGTAAGTAAAGAATAATAAATGACAAATCATCTCCTACAGAGTGGTGGAGCCTGTAACAACAGTAATATGTTCTCTCCTCTCAGGTGGGCTTTGCTGTGTTCATGAACATAGTGGGCTCCAGCTTCGCTGTGGTTGGCATTGTGCTGTATGCCATAGACCTGGGAGAATCCTCTTTCAGCTGGTGGTGTGACGATAACTCTAATGATGGGTGCAGATTTATGGCAGACTATGTTCAGGTAAACAGGCATTTAACAggtaaaagtgtttttgtttgttgttttttttttacactggaAAGGCAGCCCATGAAAAGCAAAACTGTTTTAGGAGACAAAAAAAGTTCATCCACGTGTTGCTGCCTCCCACCATAAGCGACTGAAAATGcatccaaatttgtttttttgcagcattcacTGACAAGATAATGAAACCATCAAgaagtgtcctgatgttcacaGCTTGGTAAAGGtcaaaacatctgtttttgcaaggacaaagtcttgtcatgtctttaaatgattcaaccaatcacagattagGGCTTCACCTGAGACAAATAATGTCATTGACACAttcccaggtgtgtataaaaagaaccAAAGCACACCAGACCCTCATGTGAAATACACCCTGACCTCTGACAACATGCCAAAGATTCAACCACAGAGACCAAAGTTTTGATCATCAAGAGCCTGAAGACCAAGCCTGCTACTGAGGGTGGCAGACATCTTTATTGTATCCAAACGTCAAGTGgagaggataagaaaaagatTTGAAGAAACTGGTGATGTTCATGACAACCCCAGGTCAGGTAGACCCTGTCAGGCAACTTTTAGAGAAGACTGTTTGTTACTTTGACAGTCCAGGGCCAGCCCCTTTTCAACTGCAGCAGAGCTACACGTGAACTGGTCACCAGAAACCCCTGTATGTACTAGAACAGTTTGTCGAATTCTCTCACGCGGTGGTCTCCATGACCAAATTAGTGCTCagaaaccagcattaaacagaagacgACAACAAAATCGTGTTGCATTTGCCAAGGCCCACAGCTTGCAGAAAGGATGAAcaatgaaaagtggcagaaggttgatttttctgatgaatcatccatTAAACTCTATCCCAATCAATGCAAATACTGCAGAAGACCTGTTGGAACCCGCATGGACCCaagattcaccaagaaaacagtcaagtttggtggagaaaaaaatcatggtttggggttacATCCAGTATGGGGTGTAcgagagctctgcagagtggatggaaacatcaacagcctgaagtatcaagaaattcttgctacaagagagggcaaattctgcagcagagTGGCACTCCTTCTcatacttcagcctccacatcGAAGTTCCTGAAATACAGGAAAGAAGGTCCAGGAGTTCCAGGATTGGCCAGCTCAGtcaccagacatgaacattattgagcatgtctggggtaaaatgaaggagaaggcttGGAAGATGAAACTAAAGAATCTTGAAGAAATCTGGGACTCctgcaagactgttttctttgccattccagatgactttatcaataagttatttgagtcattggtGAGACGTATGCATGCAGTTCTTCAAGCTCATGGGACACGatattaattcttttttgcAGGACACCATGACTTtatgttctgatgtttttgtagcATATTTGTATATTCAAAATAAAGTATACGTATAATTTCTACATTATTTTTGATTGTGACAAGACAtttgtccaagcaaaatctgacctttctgtcctaattaaGTGATAAAACTCAAAGAATGATACTAAACTTTATTCTggtataataaatataatctagaAGGCTTTGCCATTAATATGAGCTATTTCTGATTCCAATTGATCCACTACAAGTCAAGTTGTTATTTGTTATTCCTACAACTTGGATAAGTGACAAGACTTTAGTCAGGGACTGtagtttattcttttttaaatgaaacatgtagaataatgtgattttgataaaatattgcagttcaagcttagatttggttaattttcctgataTAACCAAAGTTTCTtcttctgataaatggtgtcattttggcaaataaaaacagaacacacaacacacattgaAAACCCACT from the Acanthochromis polyacanthus isolate Apoly-LR-REF ecotype Palm Island chromosome 12, KAUST_Apoly_ChrSc, whole genome shotgun sequence genome contains:
- the LOC127536502 gene encoding uncharacterized protein LOC127536502 — encoded protein: MTVPVVKEKPVTVVTVATEGKSLCPPLCQILKALCYSPVCCSVNRGLMRSPVIGALGAVQIMVGLFNIGLGPGRMSMHPEDFTDLKAAYWLGAMYIAAGIVSVFANRFPSRRLVGFAVFMNIVGSSFAVVGIVLYAIDLGESSFSWWCDDNSNDGCRFMADYVQRLLTGMDVTLIVLASFQLCVCVNFTVLFIKALRYRDNGVAADVENYQPLLKEVLMTSPGA